DNA from Scheffersomyces stipitis CBS 6054 chromosome 1, whole genome shotgun sequence:
AGATGGCTCGTGTATAAAGGCAATATTGCATTTCTAAAAGTTCATaatttcatttccttcTCACTATTAATCACATTCTTGCAATCATATTAATCCGTTTACTCATTatcattcaatttcaatcGCATCACACATTCAAATGAAAATTACAAACTCAGAATTTTAATGGTTGCATTCAATTACATACATACATATACACCTAATATACTTATGATTACACTCCTTTATGACCAGAGCTAGAGTATCAATTAATAATCACAAGAACTCAATGTTCTCTTTGATAAAAGAGGAATGGTCCGACTCTCCTTCTATAGAAACGGCGTGGAGTCTTGAACGGTCCCCACGCATAACCATACGCCATAAAGAcctcttcaacttgatctcaATGAGGTCACCCTTCACCTCATTGGTTGAGaacttccttttctttgcGGCGGGAGACAATTCTTCGATCTCTTCGTTGGACATATTGCCACCCATTAAGTCGAAGATCCATCCATTCTTCATTTGCATACCGTTGATTGTTGCTTTGCAGTCCGAAAACCCCGCTATAAACGTCAAAGATGGCGATTGTTTGTCATTCAGCATCATAAAGTCATCTTTATAGTCCTTAAATACTTGGAGCATCTTCTGACCAAGTTTATTGGTTATCTGAACTGTGGCCATCTTCAATGCTTTGTTGAGTAAAAGCTTCACTTCAGAGtagttcttgttcaatataTCACAATTTGAGTCGAGCTGAAAGATTAAATTCCTCGGAGGCTCCTTAAGAATGTAAGGACGAGTATACTGAATTGGTACTTCTATGGACTTATCTGGCGGAGAAGTGTTTAAGATACCTTTGCGTTGCAAGTCGTTCAAATTCATGATAATTTCCTGCTTGTTGTCCATGAATGGGTTGTTTATGATTCTGTGTTTAAGAATACGTTGTTCTAGTTCTAAAAAGCGATAGTATTTGCACTCTCTAATGAGCAATGCTCTGTGTTCATCATTCTTGATAATCAAGTTATTGCCACGTAAAAGCTCTAACAAGTCAGCAAAGAGAAGTGGAGACCGGTTAGACACTGTAGCTGGCTTTTGCGGGGGTGGCCTCAACAtatttttctcttcaatgATCTTGATGTTGTCCGTGAGCAATGTCTCATAATTAAGTGTGAAGTAGTTAGGaaaatttccagaattgaCGAAGAGCGACTTCGCAATCTTAAAGGATTGGTCACCAATCGTTGCAAATATATCTTGATCAGTGAGAAATCTCTGGAGTCTCTTTAGTCCGAAATAGTAGCTGTCAGACCAAAGATGGACAAATTCGTAATCACTATCTACATTCAACGAATAGCCCTGGAGATGGTTGTAGATCTTCTCGAAGATCATGGGGTTTCGGTCAATGAAAAGAACCTTCTCAGTATTTTGCATTTGCGTGAAAAACTTGGTGAAGTAAGAAGGTGCATCAGAAGAAAGCGATAACCCGCTGAGTCTGAAAAGCTTGTAGCCTACTTGGATAGAGAAGACTTTATCGTGAGGAAGGATAACTGGAATCGACggatcaaattcttcaatgaCTTCAACTTTCAGCGGTATTTCTATGGACTTCAGGTCATAACTGAACCCTTCTCCTAGCTGAAGACTTCCTTCCATTGTGGTGAAAAGAATTGGCTGTAAAAGGCCGAAGAAAAGGTGAAATTTCTAATCAAATTATTCATTTATGGGGTTAGTAGGTCGGATTG
Protein-coding regions in this window:
- a CDS encoding predicted protein, translating into MEGSLQLGEGFSYDSKSIEIPSKVEVIEEFDPSIPVILPHDKVFSIQVGYKLFRLSGLSLSSDAPSYFTKFFTQMQNTEKVLFIDRNPMIFEKIYNHLQGYSLNVDSDYEFVHLWSDSYYFGLKRLQRFLTDQDIFATIGDQSFKIAKSLFVNSGNFPNYFTLNYETLLTDNIKIIEEKNMLRPPPQKPATVSNRSPLLFADLLELLRGNNLIIKNDEHRALLIRECKYYRFLELEQRILKHRIINNPFMDNKQEIIMNLNDLQRKGILNTSPPDKSIEVPIQYTRPYILKEPPRNLIFQLDSNCDILNKNYSEVKLLLNKALKMATVQITNKLGQKMLQVFKDYKDDFMMSNDKQSPSLTFIAGFSDCKATINGMQMKNGWIFDLMGGNMSNEEIEELSPAAKKRKFSTNEVKGDLIEIKLKRSLWRMVMRGDRSRLHAVSIEGESDHSSFIKENIEFL